Proteins co-encoded in one Dreissena polymorpha isolate Duluth1 chromosome 12, UMN_Dpol_1.0, whole genome shotgun sequence genomic window:
- the LOC127852735 gene encoding uncharacterized protein LOC127852735: protein MDQEAHKSLIEWKPINERRVMSARFNSAYAKLTIIVCYAPTEVAEATEKDAFYDQLQEVIESTQKHDVLLVLGDLNANVGKDNTGGLPSTEVPVKNLQGEIVSTDVKKVSCWKEHFERVLNSADPSTEAVIAPAEIPLNIDTEPPTIQEIRQAIKKLKNGKAPDFSVKVICEKTLTENLEIRTGVKQGCALSPLLFSLCIDWLMKETIKDAVKGLQWTFTETLEDPDFADDIALLAQRNQDIQTKTDKLDSLRKQIGLNIKIKRKRWRWIGHVRRMEETAISKVAMRWTPIGRRQSGRPKET from the exons ATGGACCAAGAAGCACACAAAAGCCTGATAGAGTGGAAGCCTATCAACGAAAGACGTGTCATGTCAGCAAGATTCAACTCTGCATACGCTAAACTCACAATTATAGTTTGCTATGCGCCAACAGAGGTTGCGGAAGCTACAGAAAAAGACGCCTTCTACGACCAATTACAAGAAGTCATTGAATCAACACAAAAACATGATGTCCTTCTTGTCTTAGGAGATTTGAATGCGAACGTCGGAAAGGACAATACAG GAGGATTACCTTCTACAGAAGTTCCAGTGAAGAATTTGCAAGGGGAAATTGTTTCCACTGACGTTAAAAAGGTGAGTTGTTGGAAAGAACACTTTGAGAGAGTACTCAACAGTGCTGATCCATCCACTGAAGCAGTTATTGCTCCTGCAGAAATCCCACTTAACATCGATACAGAGCCACCAACTATACAAGAGATAAGACAGGCCATCAAGAAGTTAAAGAATGGAAAAGCTCCAG ATTTCAGTGTTAAAGTAATCTGCGAAAAAACTCTCACAGAGAACCTTGAGATAAGGACAGGCGTGAAGCAGGGGTGTGCACTGTCCCCTCTACTATTTTCGTTGTGCATCGACTGGCTGATGAAAGAAACCATTAAGGATGCAGTCAAGGGACTCCAGTGGACGTTCACAGAAACACTGGAAGACCCTGATTTCGCTGACGACATCGCGCTTCTCGCCCAACGCAACCAAGACATCCAAACAAAGACGGACAAGCTAGATTCTCTTCGGAAGCAGATTGGTCTCAATatcaaa ATTAAGCGCAAAAGATGGCGCTGGATTGGTCATGTTCGAAGGATGGAGGAAACAGCCATTTCTAAGGTTGCAATGCGATGGACACCAATTGGACGTAGACAAAGCGGTCGACCAAAAGAGACATGA